Proteins encoded together in one Rhizobium bangladeshense window:
- the cysD gene encoding sulfate adenylyltransferase subunit CysD, translated as MPDSRPDTELSNPQSAKAPLDPHLKALENESIHIFREVAAEFERPVMLYSIGKDSSVLLHLARKAFYPGRVPFPLLHVNTGWKFREMIAFRDETAKKYDLDLIEHINPRGAAENITPFTHGSAAFTDIMKTESLRQALDAGQFDAAFGGARRDEEASRAKERIYSFRTPDHRWDPRNQRPELWNIYNGMIRKGESVRAFPLSNWTEVDIWRYIQAEDIPLVPLYYARKRKFVERDGMIILAEDPRLELLPGEVRQEGMIRFRTLGDFPLTGAIRSEASTLEEVIAELEIATVSERQGRAIDRDQSGSMEKKKREGYF; from the coding sequence ATGCCCGATAGCCGTCCGGATACGGAACTCAGCAATCCCCAGAGCGCCAAGGCACCGCTCGACCCGCATCTGAAGGCGCTGGAAAACGAATCCATCCATATCTTCCGCGAAGTGGCGGCCGAATTCGAGCGTCCCGTCATGCTCTATTCGATCGGCAAGGATTCCTCGGTGCTGCTGCACCTGGCGCGCAAAGCCTTCTACCCGGGCCGCGTGCCCTTCCCGCTCCTGCACGTGAACACCGGCTGGAAATTCCGCGAGATGATCGCTTTCCGCGACGAGACCGCGAAGAAGTACGATCTCGATCTGATCGAGCATATCAATCCGCGCGGCGCGGCTGAGAACATCACGCCCTTCACCCATGGCTCGGCGGCCTTCACCGACATCATGAAGACCGAAAGCCTGCGCCAGGCGCTCGATGCCGGCCAGTTCGACGCTGCTTTCGGCGGCGCCCGGCGCGACGAGGAGGCAAGCCGCGCCAAGGAGCGCATCTATTCCTTCCGCACCCCCGACCATCGCTGGGATCCGCGCAACCAGCGGCCGGAACTCTGGAACATCTACAACGGCATGATCCGCAAGGGCGAGAGCGTGCGCGCCTTCCCGCTGTCGAACTGGACCGAGGTCGATATCTGGCGCTACATCCAGGCCGAGGACATTCCGCTCGTGCCGCTCTACTACGCCCGCAAGCGCAAGTTCGTGGAGCGCGACGGCATGATCATCCTCGCCGAGGATCCGCGTCTCGAACTGCTGCCCGGCGAAGTGCGCCAGGAAGGCATGATCCGCTTCCGCACGCTTGGCGATTTTCCGCTGACCGGAGCCATCCGCTCCGAGGCGAGCACGCTCGAAGAGGTGATCGCCGAACTCGAAATTGCAACGGTGTCCGAACGCCAGGGCCGCGCCATCGACCGCGACCAGTCCGGCTCCATGGAAAAGAAGAAGCGTGAAGGATATTTCTGA
- a CDS encoding phosphoadenylyl-sulfate reductase — protein sequence MTAINPNAEAEALNDKLAGLDLAGRLSLVAGLGGRVVFTTSLGIEDQVITAEIGTHRLPIDIATLETGRLFAETLALIDETEAQYDIHIQRFSPEKADIDAYAAQYGLNGFYESVEARHACCGVRKLKPLARALEGATVWITGLRRGQSTNRAETPFAEYDAERHLLKVNPLADWDIEAIKAFVSENGVPVNPLHARGYPSIGCEPCTRAIKPGEPERAGRWWWEQDEKRECGLHVAEEAAAIAAQ from the coding sequence ATGACTGCTATCAATCCGAATGCAGAAGCCGAGGCGCTGAACGACAAGCTGGCAGGCCTCGACCTGGCCGGGCGTCTGTCGCTGGTGGCAGGCCTGGGCGGCCGCGTGGTGTTCACCACCTCGCTCGGCATCGAGGATCAGGTGATCACTGCTGAAATCGGCACGCACCGCCTGCCGATCGACATCGCGACGCTGGAAACCGGCCGCCTGTTTGCCGAGACGCTGGCGCTGATCGACGAGACGGAAGCCCAGTACGACATCCATATCCAGCGCTTTTCGCCTGAGAAGGCCGATATCGACGCCTATGCCGCGCAATACGGTCTCAACGGTTTCTACGAGAGCGTCGAAGCCCGGCATGCCTGTTGCGGCGTGCGCAAGCTGAAGCCGCTTGCGCGTGCGCTCGAAGGGGCGACGGTCTGGATCACCGGGCTGCGCCGGGGGCAATCGACCAACCGAGCCGAAACGCCCTTTGCCGAATATGATGCCGAACGGCACCTCCTGAAGGTCAATCCGCTCGCCGATTGGGACATCGAAGCGATCAAAGCTTTCGTTTCCGAAAACGGCGTGCCGGTCAACCCGCTGCATGCCCGCGGCTATCCCTCGATCGGCTGCGAGCCCTGCACAAGGGCGATCAAGCCGGGCGAACCGGAGCGCGCCGGCCGCTGGTGGTGGGAGCAGGACGAGAAGCGCGAATGCGGCCTGCACGTCGCCGAAGAGGCGGCGGCGATCGCCGCACAATAA
- a CDS encoding RrF2 family transcriptional regulator has translation MITQKAKYALRALTVLADADADEPVMISDIAAQQKIPKKFLEQILLDLKHHGIVVSRRGKQGGYLLLKPAHTITFGEILRIIDGPIAPLPCLSITAYRKCDDCDGEQNCEIRHVFAKVADATRKVLFSTTIADAVAPTHGAEVTRLLA, from the coding sequence ATGATTACGCAAAAGGCGAAATACGCGCTGCGGGCGCTGACGGTTCTGGCGGATGCCGATGCCGACGAACCGGTGATGATTTCCGATATTGCAGCGCAGCAGAAGATCCCGAAGAAGTTCCTCGAACAGATCCTGCTCGATCTCAAACACCACGGCATCGTCGTCAGCCGCCGGGGCAAGCAGGGCGGTTATCTCCTGCTCAAGCCCGCCCATACCATCACCTTCGGCGAAATCCTGCGCATCATCGATGGCCCGATCGCCCCGCTGCCCTGCCTGTCGATCACCGCCTACCGCAAATGCGACGATTGCGACGGCGAACAGAACTGCGAAATCCGCCACGTCTTCGCCAAGGTGGCAGACGCCACCCGCAAGGTGCTGTTCTCGACGACCATCGCCGATGCCGTCGCGCCGACGCACGGCGCCGAAGTCACCCGCCTGCTCGCCTGA
- a CDS encoding DUF6152 family protein, protein MFAFSIKHVLAAVGLSVALATSAAAHHGWSWAEADQIELRGTIEKISMGGPHPTLDVATADDGVWRVELGNPRQTERSGFVEGVAKPGDQVIALGNRSQDPKEKRMKAVRITIGEKRYDIYPDRIRTN, encoded by the coding sequence ATGTTTGCATTTTCGATAAAGCATGTGCTGGCTGCCGTCGGTCTGTCGGTTGCCCTTGCGACGAGCGCTGCCGCCCATCATGGCTGGTCGTGGGCCGAGGCGGACCAGATCGAGCTTCGCGGCACCATCGAGAAAATATCGATGGGCGGGCCGCATCCGACGCTCGATGTCGCCACCGCCGATGACGGCGTCTGGCGCGTCGAACTCGGCAATCCGCGCCAGACCGAACGCTCCGGTTTCGTCGAGGGCGTTGCCAAGCCCGGCGACCAGGTGATCGCGCTCGGCAATCGTTCGCAGGATCCGAAGGAGAAGCGGATGAAGGCGGTGCGCATCACCATCGGCGAGAAGCGCTACGATATCTATCCCGACCGCATCCGGACGAACTGA